ACACATCAGCATGGAACGGCGTCCTGGGTGATGAGAAAGTTAGTCTGAATGTATGAAGAAATCAAAAACTGAGCGATTATCTGGGTTTTGCTAATATTATATGTTCAATTTTCCATACCATGAACCCTTAGGTCCCATGTAAACAAAGCGGTAGTCATCCACTTCGAGTGTATCCCAGTATTCATTAAGccagtcagaggaaaagaagactGGTGTGGTGTAAACATTGTGTTCTAGAAAGTCCCTATAGAACAACATTAATCAGTTACATATACTGCACATTACTCACTAAACCAAAATCAAGTTCAACATAAGTATTAAGTTTACACCTTGACATGTGCCAGTCTTTAAGATAGAGACATCCCTTTGGTGAGGAGTGGCCATTCTGGATGTATTCCTTCCAGTAGTGTATAAATTCTTTGAAAGGCATAACTTGTTTAGGGTTTGCATTGTACTCCTTTGCATTGCAGTTTGCAACAGGAACAGGAGTCTCATCTGTGGTAGAGGACAAATACATTAGCTTAcgtgacagcagcagctgcaccaGGACATATATTAGTTAGTTAACGCATTTGTAATAACAGGATTATTTACCAAACTCTTGCAGCAGTTTCTGGAAATTAGGCTTCCCTTCCTCAGTCACCCATTGTTTTCTACACTTCCAGTCCTCTGTGAACCTTCTCGAAAACATACACGGGTGATTAGGAAGCAAGTATTTCTTGAAAAACTTAGAGTAGCTCAGCTCCTTGTCGATGTAATCTACAAAATGTGACGACCAAAACTGCTCATACGAATGTCTCGGTATTTTGACCAGGCTGCAGCAGTTGCGGTACGCCTCCCTGTCCATGATGATAAACAAGAGCTCGGCTAGCCAGTTAGCGAGCTTAGCTGTCACCGCATGGGCAGCACGAAACGGTAAGGAAAAGCTAGCTACGTCTTTTCGCTTATGCCATCAAGCTTAAAACCTGGTTAGGTTACACTTACATTATcctaaaacatgttttttttctattttgacAACAGGTCTCTGCATATGACTCCATCTCAAAAATTGCAGGTCATGGTTCCTGAACAACGCACATATAATATTGTATTACCCCGTTATTGTTCGTCACAGTTGATTATATTACTGTTGCAATTCCCTTAAAACTAATACTGCACGCTACTTTAGCTAATTCAGAAACCGCTCTCATAGATGACAATGATTATTTTTCCAAAACCTCGCCGTGGTAGctttttttctgacagcagCATTTTCAAGTCGGACAGTAAACACTGCCGTGCTCGTGTGTGACGTAATTTCCGTAATAAACATCACCGTCCTTAGTGAGAAGGCTATGGGGTAACGTAATGCTCAACCCAGCGAGATAATGTCGATTAATGTGGTTTGGGACGAATATAATCCACCTAGAGGAAGTAACAAATGCTAAAATGGTTTATGACATTATAATGACGCACTTGTTATGCGGTCAGTTGAATAGGAAGCTGAAGCTGCCAGTGTAAACGCCTCAGCTGAGCTCATCTCCTGCCTGAATCCCTTATTACACTCTGAAGAAAGTATGTTCACTATCAGGACAGACTGCTCACTTAGTACTGTGTCCATGTGATGTAATTGTAGATTAAAGCTGCAACAGTGCCTGCATGTGTACGGTACAGACGTCATATTAAAGCTTATTTGTCCCTCTTCCAGGTGAATCAGTGCACCTCCTTCCAAAATGAGCCGGGACGTTCCTATCCACAGCTGGCCCGGCTCCTATTACATCAACAGTGAGAAGCGGTGGGAAAACGGCACCCTGACCCTCACCAGGACCATGGTGCGCTTCGTTTCCAGCCAGAGTAAGGAGAGTCTTGCCAGCTTCCGCCTCTCTCACATCATGGAGATCAAGATGGAGTCGTCCAGTTTTATCTTCAGCACTCTCACAGTGCTTGAAGAAGGCAACGTGAAACACTGGTTCGGTTCCCTTAAACCCAACAGGGTGGTGGTTTATAATGTGTTGGAACATTTCTGGAGAGAACGTCTCCTGTCCCCCAGCTCAGAGGCCCGCGGGGCTGAGTCTCAACCCTCTAAGGGTAGAGAGCTGATCAACCTGGTGGCAGGGGCCCAGAGGAGACTGGAGGACACCGGGAGAGTCCTCAGCCACCAAGGAGAGCAGTTCGATAACATGATGGAGGGACTGGAGAAGATTGACTCTGACCTGGGCGTGGCTGATAAGTAATTCTGCATATTTCCTAACTGGATGATATTTagctcatttttgttttcatacatcTTGTATTTTATAGCTAACTTGCAATAAAAAACGCCCTAATTTATTACAGACAGAGTCAAACACTCACAGCTTctccttgtttttgtctcctctgttgCAGACTTCTGTCAGAGCTGGAGTCTCCCTCCTGGTGGCCTTTTGGTAAACTCCCCTGGAAAACTCAGCAGGAAGCCAAGGCTGAGGACGCTGCTAGGGCCGCAGCTTCTGCCGCAGCTGGCAGGGGGTCTGGTAGAAATAAGGTGATCGTAAGCATCCCAGCTGTAGTGTCCAAAGGAGGAGACTCAGACTTGAAACCGGGATGCttgttggtgttggtgtccTCATTGGAGGTGCGAGACACAAACTGCCAGCTCCTCCACCGCTTTGAACGAAATGAAATCGACGAGATCAGGGTGCAGAGTCCCTACGAGATTACTGTTAGACAGCGGTTTATCGGGAAGCCAGATATATGTTACCGGTTCCTGTCTGCCAAGATGCCAGAGGCAATGTCAGTGTTAGAGATGCAGTACAAAAAGAAGGTGGAGTTTACAAGTGAATACGCTGCTTTCAGGGCAACTCCA
The DNA window shown above is from Lates calcarifer isolate ASB-BC8 linkage group LG4, TLL_Latcal_v3, whole genome shotgun sequence and carries:
- the snap47 gene encoding synaptosomal-associated protein 47, with the translated sequence MSRDVPIHSWPGSYYINSEKRWENGTLTLTRTMVRFVSSQSKESLASFRLSHIMEIKMESSSFIFSTLTVLEEGNVKHWFGSLKPNRVVVYNVLEHFWRERLLSPSSEARGAESQPSKGRELINLVAGAQRRLEDTGRVLSHQGEQFDNMMEGLEKIDSDLGVADKLLSELESPSWWPFGKLPWKTQQEAKAEDAARAAASAAAGRGSGRNKVIVSIPAVVSKGGDSDLKPGCLLVLVSSLEVRDTNCQLLHRFERNEIDEIRVQSPYEITVRQRFIGKPDICYRFLSAKMPEAMSVLEMQYKKKVEFTSEYAAFRATPVSSPCDTEGRNWNDGLLQRCQETELPLEVPAGELSQLQVHVLQPSVSQAEAQELKQMLMQLKNLALEAETELERQDEVLDVLTSSTDRATMHIEKHTCRMKRLL